The Candidatus Koribacter versatilis Ellin345 genome has a segment encoding these proteins:
- a CDS encoding Dps family protein — MKNTGVFAEQLERRDQPALRTPTDLSKEATRDVAGAMNAILADAFALYLKTKSFHWHMSGPHFRDYHLLLDDQSDEILGMIDPIAERVRKLGRTTVRSIGHIARLQRILDNDAEYVEPEDMLAELMDDSKALTARLREANGICDEHNDVATASLIEAWIDETERRTWFLFEATRRADSTGH, encoded by the coding sequence ATGAAGAATACCGGCGTTTTTGCCGAGCAACTGGAACGTAGAGACCAACCCGCATTGCGTACCCCAACCGACCTGTCGAAAGAGGCAACGCGTGATGTAGCCGGCGCCATGAATGCCATCTTAGCGGACGCCTTCGCGCTTTATCTGAAGACCAAGAGTTTCCACTGGCATATGAGCGGTCCTCATTTTCGGGACTACCATTTGCTGCTTGACGACCAGAGTGATGAGATTCTCGGAATGATCGACCCGATCGCCGAGCGTGTTCGCAAACTCGGTCGCACCACCGTGAGGTCCATCGGTCACATCGCGCGTCTCCAACGAATTCTAGACAACGACGCGGAGTACGTCGAGCCGGAGGACATGCTTGCCGAGTTGATGGACGACAGCAAGGCGCTCACAGCACGATTGCGCGAAGCCAACGGCATTTGCGATGAGCACAACGATGTAGCTACCGCCAGCCTGATCGAAGCCTGGATTGACGAAACCGAACGGCGCACCTGGTTCTTGTTCGAGGCAACCCGCCGCGCCGACTCTACTGGGCACTGA
- a CDS encoding YkgB family protein yields MKNTSTETTNVWAGIIARIDPIGHAFLRYGLAVVIGWIAAMKVTEYEAKGIQPLIAHSPFLGWGYSIWTVRQLAMIIGAIELAIAALIAIRRWFPKLSAIGSVGAVFMFLITLSFIITTPGWEPSLGGFPALSAGIGEFLIKDLVLLGASLWTLTDSLTAVSFQPDIDVEPLKKQERDTVLPHRVH; encoded by the coding sequence ATGAAAAATACATCTACTGAAACAACGAATGTGTGGGCAGGCATCATAGCGCGAATCGATCCAATCGGACATGCGTTTCTGCGCTACGGTTTGGCGGTCGTAATTGGTTGGATCGCAGCGATGAAGGTCACGGAATACGAGGCGAAAGGCATTCAACCTCTCATTGCGCATAGTCCATTTCTGGGCTGGGGCTACAGCATTTGGACTGTGCGTCAGCTCGCGATGATAATAGGCGCCATCGAGCTCGCCATCGCTGCGTTGATTGCGATTCGTCGCTGGTTTCCGAAGCTATCTGCTATCGGAAGTGTAGGCGCGGTGTTCATGTTTCTGATCACGTTGTCATTCATCATCACAACTCCAGGTTGGGAGCCAAGCCTCGGCGGTTTTCCTGCGCTTTCAGCTGGTATAGGAGAGTTTCTGATAAAAGACCTGGTTTTGCTCGGAGCCTCGCTATGGACACTGACGGACTCGCTCACTGCCGTCTCCTTTCAGCCCGACATCGACGTCGAACCACTCAAGAAACAGGAACGAGATACTGTCTTGCCTCATCGCGTCCACTGA
- a CDS encoding DoxX family protein — MNSKAVQLSQHGSEVIRLFARIALGVSFLSAVADRFGLWGTYGAKNVSWGNFARFVEYTGVVVSLFPSSFTVPLAWAATVMESLCGVLIIVGFKTRMVSALSGLLLLSFALGMAMGLGIKTPLDYSVFSAAGAAFLLALWSPDRFTLDELLNRSGE; from the coding sequence ATGAATTCAAAAGCAGTGCAACTTAGCCAGCATGGGTCGGAGGTCATCCGTCTGTTTGCTCGGATCGCACTAGGAGTTTCTTTTTTGTCGGCTGTGGCTGATCGTTTTGGCCTGTGGGGAACATATGGAGCAAAGAACGTGTCATGGGGAAACTTCGCTCGTTTCGTGGAGTACACCGGCGTGGTGGTGTCACTCTTTCCCAGTTCATTCACGGTACCACTTGCGTGGGCAGCTACCGTGATGGAGTCGCTGTGTGGGGTGTTAATTATCGTGGGCTTTAAAACACGAATGGTTTCAGCCCTCTCCGGTCTGCTGCTTTTGTCGTTTGCCTTAGGCATGGCCATGGGTCTGGGCATTAAAACGCCGCTCGACTATTCAGTCTTCTCAGCTGCAGGGGCTGCATTTTTACTTGCGCTATGGAGTCCCGACAGATTCACGCTGGACGAACTTCTGAACCGATCGGGTGAATGA
- a CDS encoding alpha/beta fold hydrolase, translating into MSNTVTPSVWYRTLNVEGLEVFYREAGPRDAPTALLLHGFPSSSHMFRNLIPMLADKYHVVAPDFPGYGESSAPPVNEFDYSFESFATITEKFTEKLNLSSYILYLSDIGASVGFHLAVRHPERVMAMIVQNADAHVEAINKAFLKTGLSDYWEDRSERSAQLLLDWLLTIEGTKWHYLHGVKDPSKISPDNWVIDQAYLDRPGNKSIQLSLLYNAKRNLDAYAGWQEYFRKHQPPMLITWGKNDGIFTVEGAELYKRDIPSAELHLIDTGHFALEEEVDRIGSLIHEFLDRKINNFGNAASTLVA; encoded by the coding sequence ATGTCGAACACGGTTACACCATCCGTTTGGTATCGCACCCTTAACGTGGAGGGACTGGAGGTCTTCTATCGCGAAGCGGGTCCGCGAGATGCTCCCACCGCTTTACTGTTACACGGCTTTCCGTCGTCTTCTCATATGTTCCGCAATCTGATTCCCATGCTTGCGGATAAATATCATGTTGTCGCCCCAGATTTTCCTGGATATGGCGAGAGTTCAGCACCGCCGGTCAACGAGTTCGACTACTCCTTTGAGAGCTTCGCGACTATCACCGAAAAGTTTACGGAAAAGCTGAACCTTTCTTCCTATATCCTCTACCTCTCGGACATAGGTGCATCGGTTGGATTCCATTTAGCTGTCAGGCATCCAGAACGTGTGATGGCTATGATCGTCCAAAACGCTGACGCCCATGTTGAAGCGATCAATAAGGCGTTCTTGAAGACGGGATTATCTGATTATTGGGAAGACCGGAGCGAGAGGAGCGCTCAACTTCTACTCGATTGGCTTCTGACGATCGAAGGAACCAAGTGGCATTATCTGCACGGAGTCAAGGATCCCTCGAAGATCAGCCCCGATAATTGGGTGATCGACCAGGCTTATCTCGACCGACCGGGGAACAAGAGTATCCAACTTTCACTCCTCTACAACGCAAAAAGGAATCTGGATGCCTATGCAGGTTGGCAGGAGTATTTCCGTAAGCATCAGCCTCCAATGCTGATCACTTGGGGGAAGAACGACGGGATCTTTACGGTGGAAGGTGCTGAACTCTACAAAAGGGATATCCCAAGCGCAGAGCTGCATCTGATCGACACGGGTCATTTCGCGCTGGAAGAAGAAGTGGATCGGATTGGGTCGTTGATCCATGAGTTTCTCGATCGAAAAATCAACAACTTCGGCAATGCCGCTTCGACGCTTGTTGCCTGA
- a CDS encoding NADP-dependent oxidoreductase, which produces MKAIVATDKAAGIAGVKVDERPEPQAAINDVVVEVHASGFTGDELSWPSTWTDRAGRDRTPSIPGHEVAGVVVSLGYGTTGLSIGQRVFGLTDWYRDGALAEYVAVEARNLAPLPSDVDFTVGAALVMPGLTAWQALFDHGRLRAGQSVLVHGAAGIVGSMATQLARDAGAYVIGTGHAEGRQTALDFGAQDFVDLDNDALEDVSGVDLVFDVIGGDIVKRSAALIRPGGTLVTITGPNDARPSGGVTVDFVVEPACAQLSEIVQRARNGRLRTNVTKVAKLDEAVAAFNPETRVKGKTIFRVHP; this is translated from the coding sequence ATGAAAGCGATAGTGGCGACTGATAAGGCTGCAGGAATCGCCGGGGTGAAGGTCGACGAGCGACCCGAGCCGCAAGCGGCGATAAACGATGTCGTTGTTGAGGTTCATGCGTCAGGATTCACTGGCGATGAACTGTCATGGCCTTCGACCTGGACCGATCGTGCGGGCCGTGACCGCACTCCTTCGATTCCCGGGCACGAGGTGGCCGGAGTAGTCGTCTCTCTCGGCTATGGCACAACGGGGCTGTCGATCGGACAGCGCGTGTTCGGTCTCACGGACTGGTACCGCGACGGTGCGCTCGCGGAGTATGTGGCCGTCGAGGCGCGCAACCTCGCGCCGCTGCCGAGCGATGTTGACTTCACGGTCGGTGCAGCTCTCGTGATGCCCGGCCTCACCGCGTGGCAAGCGCTGTTCGATCACGGTCGCCTCCGTGCGGGGCAAAGCGTCCTGGTGCACGGCGCGGCGGGGATCGTCGGTTCGATGGCGACCCAACTCGCGCGTGATGCCGGTGCGTACGTCATCGGCACCGGACACGCTGAAGGCCGTCAGACAGCACTCGACTTCGGCGCGCAGGATTTCGTCGATCTCGATAACGACGCTTTGGAAGATGTCAGCGGGGTCGACCTGGTTTTCGATGTCATCGGCGGCGATATCGTCAAGCGATCGGCAGCCCTAATTCGCCCCGGAGGAACGTTGGTCACCATCACAGGCCCGAATGACGCGCGGCCTTCTGGCGGAGTCACCGTTGACTTCGTCGTTGAACCCGCTTGCGCCCAACTTAGCGAGATCGTCCAACGGGCGCGGAATGGCCGGCTGCGAACAAACGTCACTAAAGTCGCCAAGCTCGACGAGGCCGTCGCCGCATTTAACCCGGAGACCCGGGTCAAGGGCAAGACGATTTTCCGCGTTCATCCGTAA
- a CDS encoding GNAT family N-acetyltransferase: protein MTIDEGETLIKTKTRTKVRIHRIEKRVGDSIAFLSYSVDDQNKMTIWHTEIPPSLQHVGIGGKLVEEAVQLASRESSRLRIVCPFAREHLGRHPEFTERYDIATQALIPDDKSLSGGVGVTRNVAQSERSFAKSLDVHS from the coding sequence ATGACGATAGACGAAGGAGAAACCTTAATCAAAACCAAGACTCGGACTAAGGTGCGGATTCACAGGATCGAAAAACGTGTGGGAGACTCCATCGCCTTTCTGAGCTACTCCGTTGACGACCAAAACAAAATGACAATTTGGCACACCGAGATCCCACCATCTCTCCAACACGTCGGCATTGGTGGGAAGCTGGTAGAAGAGGCTGTTCAATTGGCGTCGCGTGAATCGTCTCGTCTCCGAATCGTTTGTCCCTTTGCCAGGGAACACCTGGGGCGTCATCCCGAGTTCACGGAACGTTACGACATTGCTACTCAAGCCTTGATCCCGGACGACAAATCATTGAGCGGCGGTGTGGGCGTGACGAGAAACGTAGCTCAATCGGAACGGAGTTTTGCGAAGTCACTCGACGTGCATTCGTGA
- a CDS encoding cupin domain-containing protein — MSATLMGQEANVIPLISKELTKCPGEEAVMISVEYPPGHSDEIHRHNANTFVYVVEGSVVMQLRGGKEVTLTQGETFYEGPEDVHIVGRNASKTKPARFVVFFVKRKSAPITVPVK, encoded by the coding sequence ATGTCCGCGACGCTTATGGGGCAAGAAGCTAACGTAATCCCGCTCATCTCGAAGGAGCTGACAAAGTGCCCCGGTGAAGAAGCTGTGATGATCAGCGTGGAATACCCGCCGGGCCACTCGGACGAAATACATCGGCACAACGCCAATACGTTTGTCTATGTGGTGGAAGGCTCGGTGGTGATGCAGCTCAGGGGCGGAAAGGAAGTGACTCTGACGCAAGGTGAGACTTTCTACGAAGGCCCGGAAGATGTCCACATTGTTGGGCGGAATGCAAGTAAAACCAAACCAGCGAGGTTTGTCGTATTTTTCGTAAAAAGGAAGAGCGCTCCTATAACTGTGCCTGTCAAGTAA
- a CDS encoding sulfite oxidase-like oxidoreductase, translated as MRHTIRTVGEILMGNISRGFMGRRTASDVKLPPGQYLTTDFPVLSAGPTPHIALEKWQFTIDDGTNVLRRWDWKSFRELPAENITVDLHCVTRWSKLGTRWEGVSLDAILGQLETDAQYAMVRSYGDYTTNLPIADLRNNQAWIAFRFEDEDLAPEHGGPARLVVPHLYLWKSAKWVRGISLMKEDRPGFWEGLGYHMYGNPWREQRYSDDE; from the coding sequence TTGCGCCATACGATTCGCACCGTAGGAGAAATTTTGATGGGTAATATTTCCCGCGGTTTCATGGGTAGACGAACTGCTTCCGATGTGAAATTGCCGCCGGGGCAATACTTAACGACCGATTTCCCTGTCCTCTCAGCCGGGCCGACTCCACATATTGCGCTCGAAAAGTGGCAATTCACGATCGACGATGGGACAAACGTCTTGCGACGATGGGATTGGAAATCGTTTCGAGAGCTGCCCGCCGAGAACATCACCGTTGATCTGCACTGCGTGACGCGGTGGTCAAAGCTCGGCACACGTTGGGAAGGCGTGTCTCTCGATGCCATCCTCGGTCAATTGGAAACCGACGCCCAGTATGCGATGGTGCGTTCCTATGGTGACTACACTACAAACCTGCCGATTGCGGATCTCAGAAACAATCAGGCCTGGATAGCGTTTCGATTTGAGGACGAAGATCTCGCTCCTGAGCACGGCGGCCCCGCGCGACTCGTCGTGCCGCATCTTTATTTATGGAAGAGCGCCAAATGGGTACGGGGCATCAGCCTTATGAAAGAGGATCGACCTGGTTTCTGGGAGGGCCTCGGCTACCACATGTATGGAAACCCGTGGCGCGAGCAGCGTTACTCGGACGACGAATAA
- a CDS encoding ferredoxin reductase — protein sequence MWRVGTVVALRDETQTAKTITLRVVDWPNHVAGQHVDVRLTATDGYSAVRSYSIASAPNAEGRVELTVEQLPEGEVSPYLTQELAIGDHIELRGPIGGWFIWRPRQTEPIQLIAGGSGIVPLMAMIRSRASTGSTVPFRLLYSVREPGAVYYRNELQAISSRDDWLTTTHAYTRAAPKDWLRPPGRVDTSLIANVTWPSSQTPTCYVCGPTAFVESIAAMLVSCGNHPDKIKTERFGPTGGLK from the coding sequence ATGTGGCGCGTGGGAACGGTCGTTGCTCTTCGCGACGAAACGCAGACAGCAAAGACGATCACGCTCCGGGTAGTGGATTGGCCTAACCATGTCGCAGGTCAGCACGTTGACGTGCGTCTGACGGCAACCGATGGATATTCCGCAGTTCGATCGTACTCGATCGCGTCGGCTCCAAATGCGGAAGGGCGAGTTGAACTGACCGTCGAGCAACTGCCCGAGGGCGAGGTTTCACCCTACCTCACGCAAGAGCTAGCAATCGGAGATCATATTGAACTCAGAGGTCCGATCGGCGGTTGGTTTATTTGGCGACCGCGGCAAACGGAGCCGATCCAATTGATCGCGGGTGGTTCGGGAATCGTTCCGCTTATGGCGATGATTCGCTCTCGCGCATCGACAGGGAGCACCGTACCCTTTCGTTTGCTGTATTCCGTGCGGGAGCCCGGAGCCGTCTACTACCGTAATGAACTGCAGGCCATATCGAGCCGGGACGATTGGTTAACCACTACGCACGCATATACACGGGCCGCTCCGAAAGACTGGTTGAGACCTCCCGGCCGGGTCGATACGTCTCTTATCGCAAACGTAACTTGGCCTTCCAGCCAGACCCCAACGTGCTACGTGTGCGGTCCCACAGCATTCGTAGAAAGTATTGCCGCAATGCTTGTGAGTTGCGGCAATCATCCCGACAAGATCAAGACCGAGCGTTTCGGCCCGACAGGAGGTCTCAAATGA